The proteins below are encoded in one region of Apium graveolens cultivar Ventura chromosome 4, ASM990537v1, whole genome shotgun sequence:
- the LOC141721230 gene encoding chaperone protein ClpC1, chloroplastic-like encodes MEKLYQLDNTLEFRALNKYGTDLTKLAMENKLDPVIGRTDEIERVAQILCKRRKSNVCLTGDPGVGKTVIVEGLASRIVDGTVPFKLHGTKVFSLDIGRLIADTTWEGELMDRLTEVIDEVKSSEGKIVLFIDELHALIGDSFDGPVNASNILKPALARGELKCIGATTMKEYREYIEKDGAIKRRFQVVSVPEPSVHDTILILRGLLHRYETFHNVKYTDKAIHFASSLSKQYVSDRFLPDKAIDLIDEAGARVNLKRKQVDDNENALRNKKLRSRVILQPKQEIYDKNMLVTEMDIQHVLSSWTGIPVEKISQEEALKLLNMEKTLKAQLIGQKEAIISVSRAIRRAKVGIRDLKRPIASFLFTGPTGVGKTELAKLVSQEFFGSEQAMVRIDMSEYIDRYQVARLIGAAPGYIGHKNGGQLTEAIKRRPHSLILFDEIEKAHPEVFNIMLQILDDGRLTDGKGCVVDFKNTIIILTSNIGGLLNGKSGQVELQVSELLKQKFSPEFLNRLDDVIVFKQLEKKHLKRIVKLMLEEFIKRVKEMKDITVIITDKVGEMVLEEGYSPSYGARPLRRAVTRILENNLSDKILSGDVKEHDTVIVDVNSEGEIIFSKKTTGNK; translated from the exons ATGGAGAAGCTATATCAGCTGGACAACACCCTAGAGTTTAGAGCATTAAACAAGTATGGGACAGACCTCACCAAATTAGCAATGGAG AATAAGTTGGACCCTGTCATTGGAAGGACAGACGAGATTGAACGTGTCGCGCAAATATTATGCAAGCGCAGAAAAAGTAATGTCTGCCTCACTGGTGATCCTGGTGTTGGTAAAACTGTCATTGTTGAAGGCTTGGCATCAAGAATTGTTGATGGAACTGTTCCATTTAAACTCCATGGAACAAAG GTATTTTCCTTAGACATTGGTCGATTAATAGCTGACACAACATGGGAAGGTGAATTAATGGACAGGCTAACTGAAGTTATTGATGAAGTGAAATCAAGTGAAGGAAAAATAGTGTTGTTTATTGATGAGTTACATGCACTTATTGGAGATAGCTTTGACGGCCCTGTTAACGCTTCCAACATTTTGAAACCAGCACTAGCTAGAGGCGAGTTAAAG TGCATTGGAGCAACAACTATGAAAGAGTACAGGGAGTACATTGAGAAAGACGGGGCTATAAAACGACGTTTTCAAGTTGTTAGTGTGCCTGAACCATCTGTGCATGACACAATTCTAATACTCAGAGGACTGTTACACAGATATGAAACTTTTCATAATGTTAAATACACTGACAAAGCCATTCACTTCGCTTCCTCCTTGTCGAAACAATATGTCAG CGATCGATTTCTGCCTGATAAGGCCATAGACTTAATTGATGAAGCAGGTGCGAGGGTGAATCTGAAAAGGAAGCAAGTAGACGATAATGAGAATGCCCTTCGGAATAAAAAATTACGTTCAAGGGTTATTCTGCAGCCGAAGCAAGAAATATATGATAAGAATATGCTTGTGACTGAAATGGATATACAGCACGTATTATCATCGTGGACTGGAATCCCGGTTGAAAAAATATCACAGGAAGAAGCACTGAAGCTCCTAAACATGGAAAAAACTCTGAAAGCCCAACTGATTGGCCAAAAAGAAGCAATTATATCTGTTAGCCGAGCTATACGCAGAGCCAAAGTTGGAATCAGGGACCTGAAACGTCCCATTGCAAGTTTTTTATTCACTGGACCTACGGGAGTAGGCAAAACGGAGCTTGCTAAATTAGTTTCACAAGAGTTTTTTGGGTCGGAACAAGCAATGGTAAGAATTGACATGAGTGAGTACATAGATAGGTATCAGGTGGCTAGACTAATTGGAGCGGCTCCAGGGTATATTGGACACAAAAATGGTGGGCAGCTAACAGAAGCTATAAAAAGAAGGCCACATAGTTTGATACTTTTTGATGAAATTGAGAAGGCTCACCCGGAGGTTTTTAACATAATGCTCCAGATATTAGATGATGGCAGGCTAACTGATGGTAAAGGCTGTGTTGTAGACTTCAAGAACACAATTATTATACTTACTTCTAATATCGGAGGTCTTTTAAATGGTAAATCTGGGCAAGTGGAACTCCAAGTTTCTGAATTGTTAAAGCAAAAATTTAGTCCGGAGTTCTTAAATAGGCTTGATGATGTTATCGTTTTCAAGCAGCTAGAAAAGAAACATCTGAAAAGGATTGTTAAACTGATGTTGGAAGAGTTTATTAAGAGGGTAAAGGAGATGAAGGACATAACTGTTATAATAACAGATAAAGTTGGTGAGATGGTCCTTGAAGAAGGTTACTCTCCAAGCTATGGAGCACGACCGTTGAGGAGGGCTGTTACTAGGATTTTGGAGAATAATTTGAGCGATAAAATTTTGTCGGGTGATGTAAAAGAGCACGATACCGTGATAGTTGATGTTAATTCTGAAGGAGAAATCATTTTCAGCAAGAAAACAACTGGCAATAAGTGA
- the LOC141721231 gene encoding uncharacterized protein LOC141721231 — protein MGKPSRDWTQIYSIYGIEDCQTLIFLLLHAVLFSTLSVLFLIYFNPICTTFESFAIPSGAARFIAGFTGSFTALSAICLFFSAGNIFYSSVALQSEMAQRMISVVNDWSTVKHALDVGCGRGILLNAVAKQLKKEGSSGRVVGLDRRKTTVSTLRTAKLEGVQEYVTCREGDARTMPFGDNSFDVVVSSVFLHTAGKEFGQKTAAAAAERMKVVGEVVRVLKGGGVGVVWDLVHVPEYVQRLQELKMEDIRVSERVTAFMVSSHIVSFRKPCQHMVGPNEVRLDWRFNNIC, from the coding sequence ATGGGGAAACCAAGCCGAGACTGGACTCAGATCTATTCAATTTACGGTATCGAAGATTGCCAGACTCTAATTTTCCTTTTACTTCACGCTGTCCTGTTCTCTACACTCTCTGTTCTGTTTTTGATCTACTTCAATCCAATCTGCACTACTTTCGAATCATTCGCCATCCCCAGCGGCGCTGCACGTTTTATAGCTGGCTTCACAGGCTCCTTCACCGCCCTCTCCGCTATCTGCTTATTTTTTTCGGCTGGAAATATTTTTTACTCATCCGTTGCTCTCCAGTCCGAAATGGCTCAACGAATGATCTCCGTAGTCAATGATTGGTCAACAGTTAAGCACGCGCTGGATGTTGGCTGTGGCCGCGGCATTTTGCTCAATGCCGTGGCCAAGCAGCTAAAAAAAGAAGGCAGCTCAGGCCGAGTTGTTGGACTCGACCGCAGAAAAACCACTGTCTCCACCCTTCGTACTGCAAAACTGGAAGGCGTGCAGGAATACGTCACGTGCCGAGAAGGCGACGCGAGAACTATGCCGTTTGGGGATAACAGCTTTGATGTAGTGGTTTCGAGTGTGTTTTTACACACGGCAGGGAAGGAGTTTGGGCAGAAGACAGCAGCAGCTGCGGCAGAGAGGATGAAAgtagttggagaagtggtgagAGTGTTGAAAGGAGGCGGGGTAGGTGTAGTGTGGGACCTAGTACATGTGCCGGAGTATGTTCAGAGACTGCAAGAACTCAAGATGGAAGATATTAGAGTGTCGGAACGTGTAACGGCGTTCATGGTGAGTAGCCACATCGTATCGTTTCGCAAGCCATGTCAACACATGGTAGGTCCTAATGAAGTTAGACTGGATTGGAGATTCAATAATATATGTTGA